The Theropithecus gelada isolate Dixy chromosome 11, Tgel_1.0, whole genome shotgun sequence genome includes a region encoding these proteins:
- the FAM222A gene encoding protein FAM222A, with protein MLACLQRTQNPPGQHLARPSKSLELRKCEAVASAMHSSRYPSPAELDAYAEKVANSPLSIKIFPTNIRVPQHKHLSRTVNGYDTSGQRYSPYPQHTAGYQGLLAIVKAAVSSSSTAAPAGPAKSVLKSAEGKRTKLSPAAVQVGIAPYPAPSTLGPLAYPKPPEAPAPPPGLPAAATAASVIPLPGRGLPLPPSNLPSIHSLLYQLNQQCQAPGAAPPACQGVAVPHPSPAKHGPVPSFPSMAYSAAAGLPDCRKGTELGQGATQALTLAGATKPAGYADSGLDYLLWPQKPPPPPPQPLRAYSGSTVASKSPEACGGRAYERASGSPLNCGVGLPTSFTVGQYFAAPWNSVLVTPTSDCYNPAAAVAVTELGPGAARELAGPPADALSGLPSKSVCNTSVLSSSLQSLEYLINDIRPPCIKEQMLGKGYETVAVPRLLDHQHAHIRLPVYR; from the coding sequence GCGAGGCGGTGGCCAGCGCCATGCATTCCTCCCGCTACCCAAGCCCGGCAGAACTGGACGCCTATGCCGAGAAGGTGGCCAACAGCCCGCTGTCCATCAAGATCTTCCCCACCAACATCCGTGTGCCCCAGCACAAGCACCTCAGCCGCACAGTCAATGGCTATGACACCAGTGGCCAGCGCTACAGCCCCTACCCACAGCACACTGCTGGCTACCAGGGCCTTCTGGCCATTGTCAAGGCCGCCGTTTCCTCCTCCAGCACGGCCGCACCAGCTGGGCCCGCCAAAAGTGTGCTCAAGAGTGCCGAGGGCAAGCGGACCAAGCTGTCACCGGCTGCCGTGCAAGTGGGCATTGCGCCCTACCCAGCGCCCAGCACTCTGGGGCCCTTGGCCTATCCCAAGCCACCTGAGGCGCCTGCTCCACCACCCGGCCTGCCTGCAGCCGCCACTGCCGCCTCCGTCATCCCCCTGCCAGGCCGGGGCCTGCCCCTGCCACCTTCCAACCTGCCCTCCATCCACAGCCTCCTCTACCAGCTCAACCAGCAGTGCCAGGCCCCGGGCGCCGCACCCCCTGCCTGCCAGGGCGTGGCTGTTCCCCATCCCAGCCCTGCCAAGCACGGCCCAGTGCCCAGCTTCCCGAGCATGGCCTACTCGGCCGCAGCCGGTCTGCCCGACTGCCGGAAAGGCACTGAGCTGGGCCAGGGAGCCACCCAAGCCTTGACGTTGGCTGGGGCCACCAAGCCTGCAGGGTACGCAGACAGCGGCCTGGATTACCTGCTGTGGCCGCAGAAACCACCCCCACCACCGCCCCAGCCACTGCGTGCCTACAGTGGGAGCACAGTGGCCAGCAAGTCCCCCGAGGCTTGTGGGGGCCGGGCATATGAGCGGGCCAGCGGGTCACCCCTCAACTGTGGCGTGGGGCTGCCCACCAGCTTCACCGTGGGCCAGTACTTTGCAGCCCCCTGGAACAGTGTGCTGGTGACCCCCACCAGCGACTGCTACAACCCGGCGGCGGCAGTGGCAGTCACGGAGCTGGGGCCGGGGGCAGCCCGGGAGCTGGCTGGGCCTCCCGCAGATGCCCTCTCGGGCCTGCCCAGCAAGAGTGTGTGCAACACATCGGTGCTGAGCAGCAGCCTGCAGTCGCTGGAGTATCTCATCAATGACATCCGGCCGCCCTGCATCAAGGAGCAGATGCTGGGCAAGGGCTATGAGACGGTGGCCGTGCCCCGGCTACTCGACCACCAGCATGCCCACATCCGCCTACCCGTCTACAGATAA